In the Magnolia sinica isolate HGM2019 chromosome 15, MsV1, whole genome shotgun sequence genome, one interval contains:
- the LOC131228053 gene encoding histone H2A.1-like, producing MQNRSSPNTHLSLFQKATQADGTSLHESPVYLATVLEYLAAEVLELAGNATRDKKSRIIPRHVLLAVINTEGLGKLLAGMTISSGGVLPNINSVLPKKFEEASKSPKKD from the exons ATGCAAAATCGTTCATCCCCaaacactcatctctctctcttccagaaAGCAACACAG GCTGATGGTACAAGCTTGCATGAATCTCCTGTCTATTTGGCTACTGTTCTTGAGTACTTGGCAGCTGAGGTTTTGGAGCTGGCTGGGAATGCTACTAGAGACAAGAAGTCTCGCATCATTCCAAGGCATGTTCTTTTGGCTGTCATAAATACTGAGGGGCTTGGGAAATTGCTAGCTGGCATGACAATTTCAAGTGGTGGTGTTTTGCCAAACATCAACTCTGTTCTCCCTAAGAAGTTTGAGGAAGCTTCAAAATCTCCAAAAAAGGACTGA